The sequence AGTTGCTAGGGCCATAAAAAGGAATGTGAGCATTCTAAACAAAgactaaactttggaactccctgcctattgacatcaaggcagagggccttctcggtggtggcgcccaccctgtggaacgccctcccttcagatttcaaatagataaacaactacctgacattgagaagacatctgaaggcagccctgtttagggaagtttttaatgtgtgacattttagtgtatttttaatctctgttggaagccccccagagtggctggggaaacccagccagatgggcggggtacaaataataaattattatgattatgattatcaaGCAGGTGGCCTTCTGCTGGAATCTTTCCCGCACATGTTGGAAACATTCCAGTTTTGACAAGTccacccagatgtttagaaagctgatgCGAGTTTCAATCTGTTTTTGGTCCACCGCTACTTTAAATTACTGCGGCCATTTCCCCTTATGGATAATTTCATCCCTTCATCTTTCTTTGAGGGTTTTGCTGTCTTACAACCAGGCAGCATACAAatctgatgaaataaataaataaagccccaACTCCCTACAATTAGAAAGCTAGCTCAAGAGGGAGTggtctaggccagtgtttttcaaccttttttgggcaagggcacacttgttttatgaaaaaaatcacgaggcacaccaccattataaaatgttaaaatttttagctctgtgcctatattgactatatataaagtaattctcttgaataggaatcaaataaacacaatttttcccacggcacaccaggcaacatctcgcggcacacagtggttgaaaaacactggtctaggcttAAACCGTTGCCCCTGATGTATTGGTCTTCTTACTTGAAGGGGAGCTTTGTGTGTTTTCACACggcagggggggggcattcaGTTTACAGCACTCACCCATTTGAACTATGAACTGGTACCATCCACTCTGATGAGCTCGGAATTCGAACCCCTCACCCTGTCACAGGTGGAGACCAAGCTGAAGCCAGTGCAGTTTTGGGTGGAGGATGAATCTATGCTCCAAAACCAGACTTAGGGTGAGCATCCCAGACCTTTTAAGGCCACTACTCCCAGAGAAGGACTCAAATTTCAGCTAAAATCCCCCCCTTGCCTTTCATGCTGCCTTCCACGTCccagttgtggtgccccctgcagcgcAGCGGCCAGCGCGGCCACAGCTGCCTCTGCTACTCCCACCTCACCTGCCAGGGAAGCCCCGCCCACTCCCAGGTAGCGCCTCACCTGCAGAAGGCCCCCAGGTTCTCCACCAGGTAGCACTGGCCCCCGTTGTGGCAGTAACTGGGGAACGTGTCGCACATGGACTTGCAGGAGTTGTTGTGCCGGACGAAACCACTACGGCATTCTGTGCCGTTCTCCACGACGCCCAAGAGGCCGAGGTCCCGGCCAACTTCCGCCGGACGGGGCCTGGGGGTGGCCCTGCTGCTGCCCGCCGAGATGACAAAAGTCTGCAGAGGAGGGACGACGTACCGGCGGCTGGTGGGCTCCGCTTCCTGGACCGCGGTGTGGATCTTGGGTGTCGCCGGCGTGGGGATCCGGAAGCCGTTCTCGTCCTCCAGGTCCCTGGCCAGCCCTCCTCCgccgtcttcctcctcctcctcttcctccggctCGTCCAGGTCCTCCTCATCCCCGTCGGTGTAGAAGGAGGTCGTGGGGTAGAAATCGGACTCGTCGAAGGGCGTGAAGTCATCGTAGAGGTCGTGCAGGGACCACGACATCCCTTTGTCGTCCACCGGCTTGCGCTTGGTGGAATCCAGGCCGGCACCGCCAAGCCTCTCCCCGTCGAACAGGTCATAGTAATCGATGTCGATGATCTCGGAGGCCAAAGGGTCCTGCGACGGCTTCGGGGAGGCCTTGACCGGAGGCGTGGCGGCCGTCCGGGGGGTCTCGGCGCCCGGCCAGCTCAGGTCGGTGCGCCCTTGCGCGCCGTCGGGCGGCGAGCTGCTGGAAGACTCCACCCACAGCTCCAGAGGCTCCTCCTTCTGGGCGGAGTCTTGCTCCGGGACCGCCCCACCCTCCTGGGGGGCCCTCGTGGGAGACGCCAGCACTGCCACCCCGAACGTGTCGAGGAGGTCCGTCTCAGACGAACTGTGGCCCAGGCCTGCGGGAGAGCTGGTTCCTGGCGCAAACTTGGGCACCGTGGTCCGTTCTGCCAACTCCCCCTGATCTGGGGAGGCCTTGGCGGGCTGGTCCCCGCTGCCGGCTTCCTCTTGGCTTTCTGGGGCAGGGCGGGGGCTCCCCGCTGCCCCGTCCTTCCCGTCAAGTAACTTCCAGACCCCCTCCTGCCCTTGCgctggctgggcaaatccggttGCGCCCGACAAAGCTTCCAGGGGGCCCTTGCCGCCgcgtcccccccaaaaaggctCCTGAGGCTGGCTGAGAGTCCCCCCGGGGCAGCCCAGACAGAGGCCCGACCcgtttttctcctcctccatctcgCCAGAAAAGTACTTCACCGTGACGCTTGCCCCTGGGGGGCCGCCGGCAGCTAGGATGTCAGAAGCGACCGCGTCTCCTCCATCTCCATCACCGCCTGGGAGAACAGCAGGtggcttcagctgagattccctCGCTCCAGCTGCCTGCGAGGCTTTGGCGGTAGAGGCGTTCCCCCCTCGCCAGGCGCTGGGTCTCGGTGGCAAGGGATGCTCCTTCCTCGGAGGCGGCTCTCTGCTCACAGCGGCCGGCCTGCTCTGCCAGGGGGCTCCTCGGACGTCAGTGGAGTTGGGGGATCTTGCAAGTTGCTCAGAGGCTGCAGTCAAGAAAGGCATAAGTGCTTGTGAGTgggggaagcaagcaagcaagcagggagagaacctaaaaagagccctgcaggatcaggcccaaccagcatcctgtcctcataaCCTGATAAACAGATTCATAGAAAAGTCAGAAGGGAcctcatgggtcatctagtccaaccccccccccccccgcaatgcaggaaccttttgcccaatgtggtgctcgaacccacggccctgagattaagagcctcatgctctgacaagagatacaggtaggtagccgtgttggtctgccatagtcaaaacaaaatataaaatcaaaaattccttccagtagcaccttagagaccgactaagtttgttcttggtatgagctttcgtgtgcatgcacacttcttcagatatgcacacgaaagctcataccaagaacaaacttagtcggtctctaaggtgctactggaaggattttttgattttttgattttatattatgCTCTGACAACTGAGCTATAAATTGCATCAGGGCAGAGCGGGGCAGGTGTCTCAAtgcaaagcccacaagcaggatccctctcccctcctgcggtttccagcaactgggattcagaagcgatGCTGCCTCCCACGGCGGAAGCAAGTGCATAGCCTTTGTGGGCTGTTAGCCCTTGAtatctctctcctccatgaatctgcccagTCCTATCTCAAAGTCACCTAGGTTGGCCATCAGTGCCTCCTGCGGAAGGGAGTCCCACAGATTAACTCAgcactgcgtgaagaaggactttcttttatccgccctgaatcttccaacgttcagcttctcTGCTTTTCCAAACCCCAGAACCTCCTACGGACAATTCCAGCGCATCGAATGGTACTTTccctaatattttatatatatatatatatatgcgtatTCTTCCCTTGCCGCGGTGTCAAAAATAGCAGCGGTCTCGGCTGGCGGCTCATTCCCACACATTCTGGCTGCCTGATTCAgcttttctccttccccctctttcctaGTGTAGTAGAGCAGAATTAATCatttggaaggtggggggggggggggagagagagagagagagagagagagagagagagagagagagagagagagagagagagagagagaaggagctggCTGGTTGTAGCGAGGAGTGGGGTGTAAATATGGGAAATGTCTTTGGCGCTAACAGTCGCCTCGGGGTTTATTTACCAAATCGGTGGACCTCTCTCCACAAGGAAGCCTGATCAACCTTCAACCAACCCATGGGCAAAGGGTGGGCTCCCTCTGACaagacccccccacccacccacccacccagtgttCTAATTTTGGCTTCCTTGAGAAATATCTcggaggttgttttttttctgagGCTTAAGacaaaagcaaacagaaaaacgAGGGCGGAATGGAAGAGAAGCCAATGCCAAACGGAAAGAAACGGTTCCAGAGGTAGGAAACACCCCCTCCTCAAACCAGGAAAAAGATAAATACAAGACGGAGGGTGTCCGTTGTTTGGTTTCTGAGCATCCAGGGCTGGGGGTGTGACTGAAAAAGAGGACTGCaggcaaaaccagctggagaagaCGGATGGAGAGACCCAAAAGGGTGGACAGCACCTCCAtgcctacacacacaccacagttcAGCTTCCAAAGCAGCACCTGTCTGACTGGTCATCACCAGATCCTAGAACAGGTGAAGCTCCTGGTCTGATCCTGCCAGGCAGCTGAGGGGTCTTGAAAGGAAAACAATTCATTTTGCAGTCCCCCATCTGGAAGGAAGGTCTGAGTCACTGGCTTTTGTGGCCTTCTGACCTGGAAATCCATAGATTTACACATCTGaacctggcagcagcagcagcagcaggcaggcaggataaTTCTCACTCCCTTCCAAGCGTCTGGGGTTTATTTATGACAGGACACGGTCTCCGGGGGACTATACAGATCTCTTCCACCATCAAACAAGACCCGCATTTTTAAGAAATAAAGGGACTCTCTTCTTCCGTTCATTCGATCTTCgaccgatttttttttttttgagaagggGGATGCAGCCAAGGCACAGGGGGTCTTCGATATTGCACCAGCACCCCTGACTCGTCTGCAACGGAATCAACAGGACGTGATCCGGTGCGATTCCGCATTTCGCTGCGATCTCCCACCGCCcgcccctccccctgccctccagctctccatttgccacagcctccttttttggggggcacaCACACCGAAATAcatttgcaggggaggggaagcagggcGAGGGGAGTGTGTGGATTTTGTAACACGTGTCTTGCATTACAACTAACGCCGCCGCCAAATTACTCAATAGACATCCCCGAAAGCAGGTTCATCCGacaaaatggggggtgggagggggagagggaagaaaagggtgggtgggagtcattttttgggggggggaagtgccttctcttcccaccccaatgTGGCCTTTTTACACACACCCAGCCCTAaccgtccccccaccccacttcctgaAAAAGCTCCCCCGGTTTCCTTAACCATTGCCAAAAAATAATAACGCACCCTCTTTTTTTGCGCGAGGGGAGTGgtcggcgtggggggggggggaagacgagACTgtctggattggggggggggacggttcTCCCGTTGcaaattccacccccacccaaaaaaattacGCCCAAATATTTGCAATGCAGAAAATACCCAGgtagagagaaaggagaaaagggTGGAAATCTGGGTCTGTATTGGCGtctccatcccacccccccaATTCATCTCGCCCCCACCTACCCGCGAGGAGGCCCGCCAGCGCCATCAGGCCGGCGGCGGCGAAGGCGAGCCAGGCGCGCCCCATGCTCCGTGCACCCTCGGCCGCGTCCCGCCCTCGGCAGGAGGCTCCGCGCGCTGCTCCGGCTGCCGCTCAGCGCCGGCGGACGCCCCGCCGCATGGCGCGCCCAGCCGCGCCCCCCGAGATCAGCGCCCagacgctgccgccgccgccgccgcccagccggcccgaggaggaggaggatgccgccgccgccgccgctgccccatCGTCccccggccgccgccgcctccagccccagctccagcggcaggagcagcagcagcgccggccccgCCTCGCCGCGCGCAGCGCCAAGAGCCGcggagcaggaggagggaggaggaggcgctTCTGCAAGGAGGATTACGGTGCCCGCGGGGGGCGGGAGAGACACAAACATACACTCACATACATACACACGGACGCGGAGGCGCGGGTGCGCGCAgcatccccgccccccgccccccgcccctgcccAGTTGCAGCCGCTGCGCTCTTGCAGTTGCTGGACGCGCGGTCGCTCGCCAAggccagttgctgctgctgcaatgcaCGCGCGCCCCTGGGCACAGTTtagagctggggtgggggtgtacGGAAGGCAATTGGGGGAGACAGAGACTGGAAGCgttggtggggggtggtggatgCGAAATGGGGCGCAAACCGGAGAGGGGGCGGCCAGAGGGAGGACCGTAGAATCGGAGAGGTGGAAAGGGATCCCCAGTCATTTAGTTGCAAGCCCGTGCAATGCAGCAATTCCCAGTTAAAGCTGGAAATTGGGAAGAACTGGAATGAGAACGGAAGAAGAGCCGCGGGCGGATCAGGCCCCTGGCCTATCTCGTCCtcccaccatggccaaccaggtgcctgcggGAAGCCAAgcagcaggattcgaacacaagagcagctcccctactggggtttccagcaatttGGAAGCACGGAACCGTAGAATTGCAAAgtacccccaaaggtcatctagtccaacccccctggaatgcaggaatctcaaataataaagcatccatgacaggtggccatccaaattctgcttaaaaaccttcaaggaaggagagtccacaagcagttccactgtcaaacccACTCCTACCATGAGAAAGTTTTTCTTGTGGCCAGCAAGTGACTTGTggaaaaccttcaagcaggattcgaactcaagagccctctcctctcccctcctgtggttgccagcaagtggtattcagaagtcaaacagctctcactgtcaggaagttcttcctaatgtttaggtggaattttctttcttgtagtttgaatccattgccccgtgtccgcttctctggagcagcagaagacaacctttctccctcctctagatgacatccttttatatatttgaacatggctatcatatcaccccttaaccttctcttctccaggctaaacatacccagctccctaagccattcctcctaaggcatcgtttcgaggcctctgaccattttggttgccctcctctggacaccttccagcttgtcagtatccttcttgaactgtggtgcccagaactggacacagtattccaggtgaggtctgaccagagcggaatacagtggtactacggtattacttcccttgatctagatgctatactcctattgatgcagcccagaattgcattggcttttttagctgctgcatcacactgttgactcatgtcaagtttatggtctaccaagactcctagatccttttcacatttactgttctcaagccaggtgtcacccattctgtatttgtgcctttcattttttttgcccaagtgtagtactttacatttctccttgttaaaattcatcttgtttgctttggcccagttctctaatctgttaaggtcattttgaagtgtgatcctgtcctctggggtattagccacccgtcctaatttggtgtcatctgcaaacttgatcaggatgccctcaagcccatcatccaagtcattgatgaagatgttgaataagactgggcccaagacagaaccctgtggcaccccactagtcacttctctccaggatgaagaggagccattgatgagcaccctttgggttcggtcagtcagccagttacaaatccactgaatggtagcattgtctagcccgcattttaccagcttctttataagaatatcatggggcaccttgtcaaaaggccttgctgaaatcaagataggctatatccacagcgttcccttcatctaccaggccaCGCTCTGTTGTCCCTGGGTGTGCGCCACAGctcacacacgtacacacacctCTCCAGATCAAGCGCGACAAAGAAGCCCGCCTCTTTGAAGGACTTCCTTGTACCTGACTTCATTTTTGGAGAGGCATTGTTGCCCAGAGCATTTCCTAGGTGCATCCACTTCCGGCAGTCAGgggcattgcgggggggggggcccgcccctaggtcaaggggagggggggtgacactttggccggtcccttccaccccgccccgccgggcggacCCGAGGGgagggggcatgtcgcctttccccccttccagcggctatttttcggcgggggggggccccgaccagcgagggggtgtcaaacctgccccccccctcctagctggccaccaccccccgccgaaaaaaagcctcgggaagggggaaattccccctttctgcatacacgtgcatcgcgatgtcatgatgacgtcacgacgcacgcgttgtgcccctcccccatgggggtgcctctgcgctgccgctgcCCCCAGCaccgcagaggctagctacgccactgctggCAGTCACACATCAAATACCATGTTATGTGCGGATGCATTGCAACGTCTTCCCTTCCAAATCTCCTTTCCATTTGCGTCTAGACGCTGCACAGCGGACCAGCCTTTGCTCTGGGGGCATGTGGGCTACAGGCAAGTGCTCATGACAGGTGTGCCAGCGTCAAGCTACCTCTCCTGACAGCTTCCGCTGCGTGAGCCGACTCCTCGCCGTGTTTTCTGCCCAATACAGAAAACAGggtcagaattattattatttcccatgaatctggggcagctgctcccctcccGTCCTCCCCTCGCCAGGGCCTGCTGCTCAGCCAACAACATCCATGTGAACTTtcgcttccttcccccacaccctccagccAGGGTGAGCATTGATTCAGTGTCTGGGAGTTGAGCCAAGAAGACGGGTTAAAGCTCATacacagtggtagcttggttctcgatcggcttggctcccgaacaaatcgacTCCCggacgccacaaacccggaagtgagtgttccagtttgtgaagattccacctaaacattaggaagaacttcc is a genomic window of Lacerta agilis isolate rLacAgi1 chromosome 12, rLacAgi1.pri, whole genome shotgun sequence containing:
- the CSPG5 gene encoding chondroitin sulfate proteoglycan 5 isoform X1, which codes for MGRAWLAFAAAGLMALAGLLAASEQLARSPNSTDVRGAPWQSRPAAVSREPPPRKEHPLPPRPSAWRGGNASTAKASQAAGARESQLKPPAVLPGGDGDGGDAVASDILAAGGPPGASVTVKYFSGEMEEEKNGSGLCLGCPGGTLSQPQEPFWGGRGGKGPLEALSGATGFAQPAQGQEGVWKLLDGKDGAAGSPRPAPESQEEAGSGDQPAKASPDQGELAERTTVPKFAPGTSSPAGLGHSSSETDLLDTFGVAVLASPTRAPQEGGAVPEQDSAQKEEPLELWVESSSSSPPDGAQGRTDLSWPGAETPRTAATPPVKASPKPSQDPLASEIIDIDYYDLFDGERLGGAGLDSTKRKPVDDKGMSWSLHDLYDDFTPFDESDFYPTTSFYTDGDEEDLDEPEEEEEEEDGGGGLARDLEDENGFRIPTPATPKIHTAVQEAEPTSRRYVVPPLQTFVISAGSSRATPRPRPAEVGRDLGLLGVVENGTECRSGFVRHNNSCKSMCDTFPSYCHNGGQCYLVENLGAFCRCNTQDYIWHKGIRCESIITDFQVMCIAVGSAALVVLLLFMMTVFFAKKLYLLKTENSKLRKTKYRTPSELHNDNFSLSTIAEGSHPNVRKFCDTPSNLSPHARALAYYDNIICQDDPNAPHKLQDPLKSCLKEEESFNIQNSMSPKLDNGKGDPDDSEVNCLQNNLT
- the CSPG5 gene encoding chondroitin sulfate proteoglycan 5 isoform X2 produces the protein MGRAWLAFAAAGLMALAGLLAASEQLARSPNSTDVRGAPWQSRPAAVSREPPPRKEHPLPPRPSAWRGGNASTAKASQAAGARESQLKPPAVLPGGDGDGGDAVASDILAAGGPPGASVTVKYFSGEMEEEKNGSGLCLGCPGGTLSQPQEPFWGGRGGKGPLEALSGATGFAQPAQGQEGVWKLLDGKDGAAGSPRPAPESQEEAGSGDQPAKASPDQGELAERTTVPKFAPGTSSPAGLGHSSSETDLLDTFGVAVLASPTRAPQEGGAVPEQDSAQKEEPLELWVESSSSSPPDGAQGRTDLSWPGAETPRTAATPPVKASPKPSQDPLASEIIDIDYYDLFDGERLGGAGLDSTKRKPVDDKGMSWSLHDLYDDFTPFDESDFYPTTSFYTDGDEEDLDEPEEEEEEEDGGGGLARDLEDENGFRIPTPATPKIHTAVQEAEPTSRRYVVPPLQTFVISAGSSRATPRPRPAEVGRDLGLLGVVENGTECRSGFVRHNNSCKSMCDTFPSYCHNGGQCYLVENLGAFCRCNTQDYIWHKGIRCESIITDFQVMCIAVGSAALVVLLLFMMTVFFAKKLYLLKTENSKLRKTKYRTPSELHNDNFSLSTIAEGSHPNDDPNAPHKLQDPLKSCLKEEESFNIQNSMSPKLDNGKGDPDDSEVNCLQNNLT
- the CSPG5 gene encoding chondroitin sulfate proteoglycan 5 isoform X3, whose protein sequence is MGRAWLAFAAAGLMALAGLLAASEQLARSPNSTDVRGAPWQSRPAAVSREPPPRKEHPLPPRPSAWRGGNASTAKASQAAGARESQLKPPAVLPGGDGDGGDAVASDILAAGGPPGASVTVKYFSGEMEEEKNGSGLCLGCPGGTLSQPQEPFWGGRGGKGPLEALSGATGFAQPAQGQEGVWKLLDGKDGAAGSPRPAPESQEEAGSGDQPAKASPDQGELAERTTVPKFAPGTSSPAGLGHSSSETDLLDTFGVAVLASPTRAPQEGGAVPEQDSAQKEEPLELWVESSSSSPPDGAQGRTDLSWPGAETPRTAATPPVKASPKPSQDPLASEIIDIDYYDLFDGERLGGAGLDSTKRKPVDDKGMSWSLHDLYDDFTPFDESDFYPTTSFYTDGDEEDLDEPEEEEEEEDGGGGLARDLEDENGFRIPTPATPKIHTAVQEAEPTSRRYVVPPLQTFVISAGSSRATPRPRPAEVGRDLGLLGVVENGTECRSGFVRHNNSCKSMCDTFPSYCHNGGQCYLVENLGAFCRCNTQDYIWHKGIRCESIITDFQVMCIAVGSAALVVLLLFMMTVFFAKKLYLLKTENSKLRKTKTTPMPPTSFKTP